One stretch of Thalassophryne amazonica chromosome 19, fThaAma1.1, whole genome shotgun sequence DNA includes these proteins:
- the fosaa gene encoding proto-oncogene c-Fos isoform X1, which produces MECDMDSVYPTCRTESPVGTLSPKTHEEASDSNAEEPTSCRHVSIGPAPFVPTVTAISSTPDFQWMVQPTVMTSASPSLGSKQQANEVQSFQQATPKAGGSKGKNALRKGKTEQLSPEEEEKKRIRRERNKMAAAKCRNRRRELTDTLQAETDKLEEEKAALETEIASLLKEKERLEFVLATHKPVCLMSEELESMFQESAGSPELPPSPDDDRLAEDGIQEAPSLPDTDLPSDPSSAISGNSNILLCASAEINIYDLEPSLDIKEGLLDNMLEGRTPLETARSVPDIDLSSSLGVSDWETLYKSVSGELEPLSTPVVTSTPTCSSYMSVFTFACPELDSLADGLDAHKSGGGKAETVGILNSPTLLAL; this is translated from the exons TGTGACATGGATTCGGTTTATCCCACCTGCCGGACAGAATCTCCAGTCGGGACACTCAGCCCGAAAACGCACGAAGAGGCGTCAGACAGCAACGCAGAG GAGCCCACATCATGCCGACATGTCAGCATCGGACCCGCTCCGTTTGTTCCAACAGTCACTGCAATTTCTTCTACCCCAGATTTTCAGTGGATGGTGCAGCCTACGGTTATGACATCTGCATCCCCATCTCTGGGCAGCAAGCAGCAAGCCAATGAGGTGCAAAGCTTTCAGCAGGCAACACCCAAAGCGGGCGGGAGTAAAGGGAAAAATGCACTGAGAAAGGGAAAAACAGAGCAG CTGTCTCCCGAGGAGGAGGAGAAAAAGCGAATAAGGAGAGAGAGGAATAAAATGGCTGCAGCAAAGTGCCGCAACAGACGGAGGGAGCTCACAGATACCCTGCAAGCT GAGACAGACAAGCTGGAGGAGGAAAAAGCAGCGCTGGAGACGGAGATCGCCAGCCTCCTCAAAGAGAAGGAACGTCTTGAATTTGTTCTTGCCACACACAAACCAGTATGCCTCATGTCAGAAGAACTGGAGTCCATGTTCCAGGAGTCCGCAGGCTCCCCGGAGCTGCCACCCAGTCCGGATGATGACAGGCTTGCAGAGGATGGTATCCAAGAAGCGCCTTCACTCCCCGACACCGACCTCCCCAGCGATCCGTCTTCAGCCATCTCTGGGAACTCCAACATCCTGCTGTGTGCCAGCGCTGAAATCAACATTTATGATCTGGAACCCTCTCTGGACATAAAGGAGGGGCTGCTGGACAACATGCTGGAGGGGAGAACCCCCCTGGAGACAGCTCGTTCCGTCCCAGACATAGACTTGAGCAGCTCTCTCGGCGTCTCAGACTGGGAGACGCTGTACAAGTCCGTCTCAGGCGAACTGGAGCCCCTCAGCACTCCTGTGGTGACCTCCACCCCGACCTGCAGCAGCTACATGTCCGTTTTCACCTTCGCGTGCCCTGAACTGGACTCGCTCGCAGATGGACTAGACGCCCACAAGAGCGGAGGAGGCAAAGCCGAAACCGTCGGCATCCTCAACTCTCCAACTCTGCTCGCCTTATAA
- the fosaa gene encoding proto-oncogene c-Fos isoform X3, which produces MVQPTVMTSASPSLGSKQQANEVQSFQQATPKAGGSKGKNALRKGKTEQLSPEEEEKKRIRRERNKMAAAKCRNRRRELTDTLQAETDKLEEEKAALETEIASLLKEKERLEFVLATHKPVCLMSEELESMFQESAGSPELPPSPDDDRLAEDGIQEAPSLPDTDLPSDPSSAISGNSNILLCASAEINIYDLEPSLDIKEGLLDNMLEGRTPLETARSVPDIDLSSSLGVSDWETLYKSVSGELEPLSTPVVTSTPTCSSYMSVFTFACPELDSLADGLDAHKSGGGKAETVGILNSPTLLAL; this is translated from the exons ATGGTGCAGCCTACGGTTATGACATCTGCATCCCCATCTCTGGGCAGCAAGCAGCAAGCCAATGAGGTGCAAAGCTTTCAGCAGGCAACACCCAAAGCGGGCGGGAGTAAAGGGAAAAATGCACTGAGAAAGGGAAAAACAGAGCAG CTGTCTCCCGAGGAGGAGGAGAAAAAGCGAATAAGGAGAGAGAGGAATAAAATGGCTGCAGCAAAGTGCCGCAACAGACGGAGGGAGCTCACAGATACCCTGCAAGCT GAGACAGACAAGCTGGAGGAGGAAAAAGCAGCGCTGGAGACGGAGATCGCCAGCCTCCTCAAAGAGAAGGAACGTCTTGAATTTGTTCTTGCCACACACAAACCAGTATGCCTCATGTCAGAAGAACTGGAGTCCATGTTCCAGGAGTCCGCAGGCTCCCCGGAGCTGCCACCCAGTCCGGATGATGACAGGCTTGCAGAGGATGGTATCCAAGAAGCGCCTTCACTCCCCGACACCGACCTCCCCAGCGATCCGTCTTCAGCCATCTCTGGGAACTCCAACATCCTGCTGTGTGCCAGCGCTGAAATCAACATTTATGATCTGGAACCCTCTCTGGACATAAAGGAGGGGCTGCTGGACAACATGCTGGAGGGGAGAACCCCCCTGGAGACAGCTCGTTCCGTCCCAGACATAGACTTGAGCAGCTCTCTCGGCGTCTCAGACTGGGAGACGCTGTACAAGTCCGTCTCAGGCGAACTGGAGCCCCTCAGCACTCCTGTGGTGACCTCCACCCCGACCTGCAGCAGCTACATGTCCGTTTTCACCTTCGCGTGCCCTGAACTGGACTCGCTCGCAGATGGACTAGACGCCCACAAGAGCGGAGGAGGCAAAGCCGAAACCGTCGGCATCCTCAACTCTCCAACTCTGCTCGCCTTATAA
- the LOC117531958 gene encoding jun dimerization protein 2-like: MQRFPLFKIYSRPSAEQKKGHLLHLGSKSAVVTTESDTMPGQIPDPSVTAGSLPSLGLLAGISATTLTDKLKFGDLQEFGTMLTPLHFLDSYGRRPLLIKTERDEEEERRKRRREKNKVAAARCRNRKKERTDYLQKESERLEMLNSDLKAQIEELKLERQQLILMLNHHRPTCIVRTDSVKTPEREVNPLLQQLKAK, translated from the exons ATGCAACGATTTCCACTTTTTAAAATCTACTCTCGACCGTCGGCTGAGCAGAAGAAAGGACATTTGTTGCACCTGGGATCAAAGTCAG CTGTGGTCACAACCGAGTCTGACACGATGCCAGGACAAATTCCAGATCCCTCGGTGACGGCAGGCTCCCTGCCCAGCCTGGGCCTGCTGGCTGGGATCTCAGCCACCACGCTGACTGACAAGCTGAAATTTGGTGATCTCCAGGAGTTTGGGACCATGCTGACGCCTCTTCACTTCTTGGACAGCTACGGACGGAGGCCCTTACTCATCAAAACTGAG AGagacgaggaggaggagagaagGAAAAGAAGGcgagagaaaaacaaagtggcTGCAGCACGATGTcgaaacagaaagaaagagaggaCGGACTATCTACAAAAG GAATCTGAGCGACTGGAGATGTTAAACTCTGACCTTAAAGCCCAGATCGAGGAGCTGAAACTGGAGCGGCAGCAGCTGATCCTCATGCTTAACCACCATCGCCCTACGTGTATTGTCAGGACAGACAGTGTAAAAACGCCAGAGCGTGAGGTCAACCCCTTGCTGCAGCAGCTGAAGGCCAAATGA
- the fosaa gene encoding proto-oncogene c-Fos isoform X2, with protein sequence MDSVYPTCRTESPVGTLSPKTHEEASDSNAEEPTSCRHVSIGPAPFVPTVTAISSTPDFQWMVQPTVMTSASPSLGSKQQANEVQSFQQATPKAGGSKGKNALRKGKTEQLSPEEEEKKRIRRERNKMAAAKCRNRRRELTDTLQAETDKLEEEKAALETEIASLLKEKERLEFVLATHKPVCLMSEELESMFQESAGSPELPPSPDDDRLAEDGIQEAPSLPDTDLPSDPSSAISGNSNILLCASAEINIYDLEPSLDIKEGLLDNMLEGRTPLETARSVPDIDLSSSLGVSDWETLYKSVSGELEPLSTPVVTSTPTCSSYMSVFTFACPELDSLADGLDAHKSGGGKAETVGILNSPTLLAL encoded by the exons ATGGATTCGGTTTATCCCACCTGCCGGACAGAATCTCCAGTCGGGACACTCAGCCCGAAAACGCACGAAGAGGCGTCAGACAGCAACGCAGAG GAGCCCACATCATGCCGACATGTCAGCATCGGACCCGCTCCGTTTGTTCCAACAGTCACTGCAATTTCTTCTACCCCAGATTTTCAGTGGATGGTGCAGCCTACGGTTATGACATCTGCATCCCCATCTCTGGGCAGCAAGCAGCAAGCCAATGAGGTGCAAAGCTTTCAGCAGGCAACACCCAAAGCGGGCGGGAGTAAAGGGAAAAATGCACTGAGAAAGGGAAAAACAGAGCAG CTGTCTCCCGAGGAGGAGGAGAAAAAGCGAATAAGGAGAGAGAGGAATAAAATGGCTGCAGCAAAGTGCCGCAACAGACGGAGGGAGCTCACAGATACCCTGCAAGCT GAGACAGACAAGCTGGAGGAGGAAAAAGCAGCGCTGGAGACGGAGATCGCCAGCCTCCTCAAAGAGAAGGAACGTCTTGAATTTGTTCTTGCCACACACAAACCAGTATGCCTCATGTCAGAAGAACTGGAGTCCATGTTCCAGGAGTCCGCAGGCTCCCCGGAGCTGCCACCCAGTCCGGATGATGACAGGCTTGCAGAGGATGGTATCCAAGAAGCGCCTTCACTCCCCGACACCGACCTCCCCAGCGATCCGTCTTCAGCCATCTCTGGGAACTCCAACATCCTGCTGTGTGCCAGCGCTGAAATCAACATTTATGATCTGGAACCCTCTCTGGACATAAAGGAGGGGCTGCTGGACAACATGCTGGAGGGGAGAACCCCCCTGGAGACAGCTCGTTCCGTCCCAGACATAGACTTGAGCAGCTCTCTCGGCGTCTCAGACTGGGAGACGCTGTACAAGTCCGTCTCAGGCGAACTGGAGCCCCTCAGCACTCCTGTGGTGACCTCCACCCCGACCTGCAGCAGCTACATGTCCGTTTTCACCTTCGCGTGCCCTGAACTGGACTCGCTCGCAGATGGACTAGACGCCCACAAGAGCGGAGGAGGCAAAGCCGAAACCGTCGGCATCCTCAACTCTCCAACTCTGCTCGCCTTATAA